A window of the Butyricimonas faecalis genome harbors these coding sequences:
- a CDS encoding phosphatidylserine decarboxylase family protein gives MKIHKAGHILLFKAFVLFAFINVLVYAFIPNIIVFRAVLIVSSILYLLMVNFFRFPNRHIIVKDNTILAPADGKIVVIEETFEPEYLKKQCIQVSIFMNIFNVHINWFPVNGIIKFFKYHPGRYMAAYLPKSSTENERTTIAIETTNGQEIVMRQIAGAMAKRIVSYAPVGGVARQDEHAGFIKFGSRVDLYLPLGTEIDVKLGQKVTGSQTLIGTFQKPESK, from the coding sequence ATGAAGATACATAAAGCAGGTCATATATTATTGTTTAAAGCATTTGTACTTTTTGCTTTCATCAATGTACTCGTGTATGCCTTCATCCCGAACATCATTGTTTTCCGGGCGGTACTAATCGTCAGTAGCATCTTGTATCTCTTGATGGTTAACTTTTTCCGTTTCCCCAATAGACACATTATTGTAAAAGATAATACAATTCTTGCTCCAGCTGACGGGAAAATCGTGGTCATAGAAGAAACCTTCGAACCCGAATACTTGAAAAAACAATGTATACAGGTTTCCATTTTCATGAACATCTTCAATGTTCACATCAACTGGTTTCCTGTTAACGGAATAATCAAATTTTTCAAATATCACCCGGGAAGATATATGGCAGCATACCTGCCCAAGTCTTCCACGGAAAACGAAAGAACAACCATTGCCATCGAGACTACCAACGGACAAGAAATCGTGATGCGACAAATTGCCGGAGCCATGGCTAAACGTATTGTTTCATACGCTCCGGTCGGGGGTGTAGCCCGTCAGGACGAACATGCCGGATTCATCAAATTCGGTTCTCGGGTAGATCTATACCTGCCATTGGGAACTGAAATCGATGTCAAACTCGGCCAAAAAGTAACCGGATCACAAACCCTTATCGGAACGTTTCAAAAACCCGAATCCAAATAA
- the panB gene encoding 3-methyl-2-oxobutanoate hydroxymethyltransferase → MSVQKKVKRVTTHVLSEMKLKGEKISMLTAYDFSMAQIIDNAGIDVILVGDSASNVMAGNETTLPITLDQMIYHGASVVRGVDRALVVVDLPFGSYQGNSKEALCSAIRIMKETSADAVKLEGGREVVESVTRILSAGIPVMGHLGLTPQSIHKFGTYVVRAQEDAEAKKLIEDAHLLEEAGCFAIVLEKIPAKLAAQVAKELTIPIIGIGAGGSVDGQVLVIHDMLGINQEFSPRFLRRYHNLYAEITGAVGNYINDVKSGNFPNEREQY, encoded by the coding sequence ATGTCTGTTCAAAAAAAAGTAAAAAGAGTAACAACCCACGTGTTATCAGAAATGAAACTCAAGGGTGAAAAGATAAGCATGTTAACGGCCTATGATTTCTCCATGGCTCAAATTATTGACAACGCCGGTATCGACGTGATCCTGGTTGGAGACTCCGCTTCTAACGTGATGGCCGGGAACGAAACAACCCTACCGATCACGCTGGATCAGATGATCTATCACGGGGCATCCGTGGTGAGAGGTGTAGATCGTGCGTTGGTTGTCGTAGACCTGCCTTTTGGTAGTTATCAAGGAAATAGCAAAGAAGCTCTTTGTTCGGCTATCCGTATCATGAAGGAAACGAGTGCCGACGCGGTGAAACTGGAGGGAGGACGAGAAGTCGTTGAATCCGTAACCCGTATTCTGTCTGCCGGAATCCCGGTCATGGGACATCTCGGACTGACACCGCAAAGCATCCATAAATTCGGCACGTACGTGGTACGCGCCCAAGAAGACGCGGAAGCTAAAAAACTGATCGAAGACGCACACCTTTTGGAAGAGGCCGGATGTTTCGCCATCGTACTGGAAAAGATTCCGGCAAAACTGGCAGCGCAGGTTGCCAAAGAACTAACCATCCCGATCATCGGAATCGGTGCCGGGGGTAGCGTTGACGGACAAGTTCTTGTAATTCACGATATGTTAGGTATCAATCAAGAATTTTCGCCCCGTTTCTTACGTCGTTATCACAACCTATACGCCGAAATAACGGGGGCCGTGGGCAATTATATCAACGACGTGAAAAGCGGTAATTTCCCGAACGAGAGAGAACAATATTAA
- a CDS encoding RluA family pseudouridine synthase, producing the protein MKNLEILYEDNHIIAINKKNSDIVQADQTGDEPLSERVKAYIKEKYNKPGDVYLGIPHRVDRPVSGVVLFAKTSKALVRLNKMFQEHDQEITKIYWAIVGNLPEEDHARLTHYMVRDAEKNKSYAYNKPKSGAKEAILEYKLLGCGQRYYLLEVKLCTGRHHQIRCQLAKIGCPIKGDLKYGFPRSNEGGGISLHARSITFTHPVKQEKITIVAPPPLNDTLWKFFYENLES; encoded by the coding sequence ATGAAGAATTTGGAGATATTATACGAAGACAATCACATTATCGCCATCAATAAAAAGAATTCCGATATCGTGCAGGCAGACCAAACGGGAGACGAACCTCTCAGCGAGCGTGTTAAAGCATACATCAAAGAGAAGTACAACAAACCGGGAGATGTTTATCTCGGGATTCCTCACCGGGTAGATCGCCCTGTAAGCGGAGTTGTATTGTTCGCCAAAACCAGCAAAGCATTAGTACGGCTGAACAAAATGTTTCAGGAACATGATCAGGAAATCACCAAAATATATTGGGCAATTGTTGGCAATCTTCCAGAAGAAGACCATGCCAGACTAACCCACTACATGGTGCGAGACGCTGAAAAAAACAAATCCTACGCTTATAATAAACCCAAAAGTGGAGCAAAAGAAGCCATCCTCGAATATAAATTATTGGGATGCGGCCAACGTTACTATTTGTTGGAAGTAAAACTTTGTACGGGACGCCATCACCAGATTCGTTGCCAACTGGCCAAGATAGGATGTCCCATCAAAGGGGACTTGAAATACGGTTTTCCCCGTTCCAATGAAGGTGGTGGAATCAGCCTCCATGCCCGATCCATCACGTTCACCCACCCGGTGAAACAAGAAAAGATCACCATCGTCGCTCCCCCACCCTTGAACGACACGCTTTGGAAATTCTTCTACGAGAATTTGGAATCATAA
- a CDS encoding HD domain-containing protein has protein sequence MLVTYEDIRNDESIKCYITEADKALSALGYTEHSFPHVVKAATMAEMILLTLNYPKRTAELAKIAGYMHDIGNIVNRIDHAQSGAVMAFRLLDRMGMDPAEIAMVISAIGNHDESTAAAVNPIAAALILADKTDVRRSRVRNHDFASFDIHDRVNYAVEESKIYFNEDNSAIILDLKIDTSISAVMDYFEIFLGRMMLSRKAAEFLNISFELVINGQRLL, from the coding sequence ATGTTAGTTACGTACGAGGATATACGAAATGACGAGAGTATAAAGTGTTATATCACGGAGGCGGATAAGGCGTTGTCTGCTTTAGGATACACGGAACATTCATTTCCCCACGTGGTGAAAGCGGCGACAATGGCGGAGATGATTTTATTAACTTTGAATTACCCGAAGCGGACTGCCGAGTTAGCTAAGATTGCCGGGTATATGCACGATATTGGAAATATCGTGAATCGGATTGATCATGCCCAGAGCGGGGCCGTGATGGCTTTCCGGTTGTTGGATCGGATGGGAATGGACCCCGCGGAGATTGCCATGGTCATCAGTGCTATCGGTAATCATGACGAGAGTACGGCTGCTGCCGTGAATCCGATCGCTGCCGCTTTGATTTTAGCCGACAAAACAGACGTGCGGAGAAGTCGGGTGCGTAATCACGACTTCGCAAGTTTTGATATCCATGATCGGGTGAATTATGCCGTGGAGGAATCCAAGATTTATTTTAACGAGGATAATTCGGCTATTATTTTGGATTTGAAAATTGATACATCTATTTCGGCAGTGATGGATTATTTTGAAATATTTTTGGGTCGAATGATGTTGAGCCGGAAGGCTGCCGAATTTTTGAATATTAGTTTTGAACTGGTGATTAATGGTCAAAGGTTGTTATAG
- the pncB gene encoding nicotinate phosphoribosyltransferase, which yields MIIHDFLDNDLYKFTVMNAIQKKFPDSEVVYRFVNRGNTSFPPGFADALREEVESMAGVVLSKENEKFMRAKCYYFDSVFFDLLKGFRFNPAEVQVSQEGGELNVEIRGLWYRTVLWEVPLMAMISELYFRMTGQVARDLERNATEKAKAFAGIKAEISEFGTRRRFSFDVQDRVIGILKENMKGLLNGTSNVYFAMKYDLTPMGTHPHEWFMYHGAHFGYRSANALALENWVDVYDGYLGIALTDTYTSDNFFNSFDTKYAKLFDGLRWDSGDPLEFTEKALKHYRKHRVDPKSKTIVYSDALDLDGVKKIKTFVDGRLHDVYGIGTYLTNDVGVTPLNMVIKLFECRPKGSEVFLPAVKLSDVEGKHTGYPDEVDLCLKMLRLK from the coding sequence ATGATTATTCATGATTTTTTAGATAATGATTTGTACAAGTTCACGGTGATGAATGCAATACAAAAAAAGTTTCCGGATTCGGAAGTCGTTTATCGTTTCGTGAACAGGGGAAATACGAGTTTTCCTCCCGGTTTTGCCGATGCTTTAAGAGAAGAGGTGGAGTCTATGGCGGGAGTGGTACTTTCCAAGGAAAACGAAAAATTCATGCGAGCGAAGTGTTATTATTTTGATTCGGTATTTTTTGATCTTTTGAAAGGTTTTCGTTTTAATCCCGCCGAGGTACAGGTGAGTCAGGAGGGGGGAGAGTTGAACGTGGAAATTCGAGGTTTGTGGTACCGAACCGTGTTGTGGGAAGTGCCTTTGATGGCGATGATTTCTGAATTGTACTTTCGGATGACCGGACAAGTGGCCCGTGATTTGGAACGAAATGCCACGGAGAAAGCAAAAGCTTTTGCGGGTATAAAAGCGGAGATTTCAGAATTCGGTACTCGACGAAGATTTTCTTTTGACGTACAGGATCGGGTGATCGGCATTTTAAAGGAAAATATGAAGGGCTTGTTGAACGGGACGAGTAACGTGTATTTTGCCATGAAATATGATCTGACTCCGATGGGAACTCACCCGCACGAATGGTTCATGTATCATGGAGCACATTTCGGTTACCGGTCGGCGAATGCTTTGGCATTGGAGAATTGGGTAGATGTTTACGATGGTTACTTGGGAATCGCTTTGACAGACACCTATACTTCTGATAATTTTTTCAATAGTTTTGACACGAAGTATGCCAAGTTGTTTGACGGCCTGCGCTGGGATAGTGGCGACCCTTTGGAATTCACGGAGAAAGCATTGAAACATTATCGGAAGCATCGGGTGGACCCGAAGAGTAAGACGATCGTGTATAGTGATGCGTTGGATTTGGACGGGGTAAAGAAGATTAAGACTTTCGTGGACGGACGTTTGCACGATGTATACGGGATTGGAACGTATCTCACGAATGACGTGGGGGTTACACCATTAAATATGGTGATTAAGTTATTTGAATGTCGTCCGAAAGGGAGTGAGGTGTTTTTACCTGCCGTGAAGTTGTCGGATGTCGAGGGGAAACATACAGGCTACCCGGATGAGGTTGATTTATGTTTGAAAATGTTAAGATTGAAATAA
- a CDS encoding cysteine hydrolase family protein, producing MKTVLLIVDMQNDFCLPSGSLYVPGAEKDVERLSRLIKKKTTVIDKIILTADEHHVMDIAHPSYWRNKQGMHPAPFTTISWWEVLSGEWIPFGDKDKVVDYLRRLIEQGEYKHTIWPEHCLYGSEGAAITPVLMEALTCWAREGKYYEVVEKGLNPSTEFFGAFRANIPLAGAVDTEFNVKLKDELEMYDVIWLAGEAKSHCVANTLKQMFDYPEIIRRLVILEDCMSNISGCEDLAISIYEKAACMGARFVTSESLLYS from the coding sequence ATGAAGACGGTATTGTTGATAGTGGATATGCAAAACGATTTTTGTCTGCCTTCCGGTTCGCTTTACGTGCCTGGAGCAGAGAAAGACGTGGAGAGGTTAAGTCGGTTGATTAAGAAAAAGACGACGGTTATAGATAAGATTATTCTTACTGCAGATGAACATCACGTGATGGATATTGCTCACCCGTCTTATTGGAGAAACAAGCAGGGTATGCATCCGGCACCTTTTACGACTATTTCGTGGTGGGAGGTGTTGTCGGGTGAGTGGATTCCTTTCGGGGATAAAGATAAGGTCGTTGATTATTTACGCCGATTGATTGAACAAGGGGAGTACAAGCATACGATTTGGCCGGAGCATTGTTTATATGGAAGCGAGGGGGCGGCTATAACACCCGTGTTAATGGAGGCCCTGACGTGTTGGGCTAGAGAGGGAAAATATTACGAGGTGGTAGAGAAAGGATTGAATCCTTCGACTGAATTTTTCGGTGCTTTCCGGGCAAATATTCCTTTGGCGGGTGCTGTCGACACGGAATTTAACGTGAAATTGAAAGATGAGCTTGAGATGTATGATGTGATTTGGTTGGCCGGAGAGGCAAAGAGTCACTGTGTGGCAAACACGTTGAAGCAAATGTTTGATTATCCTGAAATTATTCGACGTTTGGTAATTTTGGAGGATTGTATGAGTAATATTTCGGGTTGCGAGGATTTAGCTATCTCCATTTACGAGAAGGCTGCTTGTATGGGTGCTCGCTTTGTGACATCAGAATCTTTGTTGTATTCATAA
- a CDS encoding uracil-DNA glycosylase family protein — MQSKIEKHPLQPFLPANARLLMLGSFPPPRARWSMEFYYPNLQNDMWRIYGLLFFGDKDYFLEKGKKAFSRERLVAFLEETGVALFDTAMEVIRQRGNASDQFLEIVTPVDLEAVLERIPECKAIVTTGQKATDTLLAMVRVKAPKVGGFSDFEYKGRALRLYRMPSSSRAYPKPLGEKAAEYRIMFHDLGML; from the coding sequence ATTCAGAGTAAAATAGAAAAACACCCATTGCAACCCTTCCTACCGGCAAATGCTCGATTACTCATGTTGGGAAGTTTTCCACCACCAAGAGCACGTTGGTCGATGGAGTTTTACTACCCGAACTTGCAAAATGATATGTGGAGGATATACGGGTTGTTGTTTTTCGGGGATAAAGATTATTTTTTAGAAAAGGGGAAAAAAGCGTTTAGCCGGGAACGGTTAGTCGCTTTTTTGGAAGAAACGGGGGTAGCCTTGTTTGATACGGCGATGGAAGTGATTCGTCAACGGGGAAATGCTTCCGATCAGTTTTTGGAAATTGTTACTCCCGTGGACTTGGAGGCTGTTCTGGAACGAATCCCTGAATGTAAGGCAATTGTGACCACGGGACAAAAGGCGACAGATACGTTGTTGGCTATGGTGAGGGTGAAGGCGCCTAAGGTGGGTGGTTTCAGTGATTTTGAATACAAGGGGAGGGCTTTACGGTTGTACCGGATGCCTTCGTCTTCACGAGCCTACCCGAAGCCTTTGGGGGAGAAAGCGGCAGAATATCGGATAATGTTTCATGATTTAGGAATGTTGTAA
- a CDS encoding ORF6N domain-containing protein, translating into MGNLQVIQSKIYEIRGQKVMLDFDLAEMYGTETKRLKEAVRRNMDRFEGDDFMFELTKEEITELSRTQFATLKKGRGVNIKYPPFAFTELGVAMLSSVLNSKTAIEINRGIMRAFVAVRKMVLTPPTDRISLLQQEMKELKEYLEDVFADYNDINDDTRIQLELINQTLAQLQVKDQPLKKRNRIGYRLPGCENNRTHQP; encoded by the coding sequence ATGGGCAACTTACAAGTTATTCAAAGTAAAATATACGAGATCCGGGGACAAAAGGTGATGTTGGATTTCGACCTTGCAGAAATGTACGGGACAGAAACAAAGCGGCTCAAAGAAGCTGTAAGGCGAAATATGGACAGATTTGAAGGTGATGACTTTATGTTTGAGCTCACAAAAGAAGAAATAACCGAACTTTCAAGGACGCAATTTGCGACCTTGAAAAAAGGACGAGGAGTCAATATAAAATATCCCCCTTTCGCTTTTACAGAACTAGGAGTAGCAATGCTTAGTAGCGTCCTCAATTCTAAGACCGCTATTGAAATAAATAGGGGAATCATGCGTGCATTTGTTGCTGTTCGAAAAATGGTACTTACCCCACCTACGGACAGAATCTCGCTCCTTCAACAAGAGATGAAAGAACTCAAGGAATACCTTGAAGACGTGTTTGCAGATTACAACGACATTAACGATGATACCCGAATTCAACTCGAATTAATAAATCAAACCTTGGCTCAATTGCAAGTAAAAGATCAGCCCCTCAAAAAAAGAAACCGGATCGGGTACAGATTACCAGGTTGCGAAAACAATAGAACACACCAACCATAG
- a CDS encoding polysaccharide deacetylase family protein, with translation MEKIIFFLLVSFITCSCVKRNKLYKEKDPENLKISQYLYPFHKESQNFSTEITIQTKTTIPNHANISIPYLKYNKSWLFTLTQDDCKHAAYCYTWAAINGRPISKNYYYNTRHYLNEDLPPDVYYLGKTLGSTDGAGNEVRFSFTTTLAPEWAFMNVIPNVSPEVTQNNYRFSMKSGLIWEDLAEMINYGTSIAFHDVNTNTISNIDSIVTHFEYSQDSILLHLSGRGCKMLSEPNGNKAYIIAAQKYSPIQIITAQAQTVKLYPSRVENDLQGQVINRMFSSIADTKKFIESQLSRDEKEREAVCVGVHGTGTDWVEFFLWLNDQYGKDGNDSMWFTSLEEYYEYNYYRVHSTIQKIQIDAHTLKIKIDIPTGAYFYYPSITLNLEGISQTDITSITTDNTITGLSWADYKESLMINIDCRKYLLEHATHFIEEYEKNPTFMNKCDASYFVNMLKDSPQKKALLERIE, from the coding sequence ATGGAAAAAATAATATTCTTTTTACTAGTATCATTTATAACCTGCTCGTGTGTAAAGCGCAATAAACTATATAAAGAAAAGGATCCTGAAAATTTAAAAATTTCCCAGTATCTCTATCCATTTCACAAAGAAAGTCAAAATTTTTCGACAGAAATCACGATCCAAACTAAAACAACCATCCCCAATCATGCTAATATTTCAATTCCTTATTTGAAATACAACAAATCTTGGTTATTCACCCTAACTCAAGACGACTGCAAACACGCTGCATACTGTTACACTTGGGCTGCAATAAACGGACGCCCAATAAGTAAGAATTATTATTATAATACTCGACACTATTTAAACGAAGATTTACCACCTGACGTGTACTACCTTGGAAAAACACTAGGTTCTACAGATGGAGCCGGAAACGAGGTAAGATTTTCTTTTACAACGACACTAGCACCGGAATGGGCTTTCATGAATGTAATTCCCAATGTCTCGCCAGAGGTTACACAAAATAATTATCGTTTTTCCATGAAATCCGGATTAATTTGGGAAGATCTCGCGGAAATGATAAATTATGGAACAAGTATTGCTTTTCATGATGTTAACACAAATACTATTAGCAATATAGATTCAATCGTCACACATTTTGAATATAGCCAGGACAGCATACTGCTACACCTGTCTGGAAGAGGTTGCAAAATGCTGTCTGAACCCAACGGGAATAAGGCTTATATTATAGCCGCACAAAAATACAGCCCAATTCAAATCATAACGGCACAGGCACAAACAGTGAAACTATACCCCTCCCGAGTAGAGAATGATTTACAAGGACAAGTAATAAACCGAATGTTTTCAAGCATTGCAGATACAAAAAAATTCATTGAATCACAATTATCACGGGATGAAAAAGAGCGAGAGGCCGTTTGCGTGGGAGTTCATGGCACGGGAACAGACTGGGTCGAATTCTTTTTATGGCTAAACGATCAATATGGTAAAGACGGGAACGATTCGATGTGGTTCACCAGCCTAGAGGAATATTATGAATACAATTATTACCGTGTACACAGTACCATACAAAAAATACAAATTGACGCGCACACCCTAAAAATAAAAATAGATATTCCAACAGGAGCCTATTTCTATTACCCCTCTATTACTCTAAACCTGGAAGGCATATCCCAAACAGACATCACATCAATCACAACTGATAATACAATCACAGGGTTATCATGGGCTGACTATAAAGAAAGTCTCATGATAAATATTGATTGCCGCAAATATCTTCTTGAACATGCCACACATTTTATAGAAGAGTATGAAAAGAATCCAACATTCATGAATAAATGCGATGCATCATATTTCGTGAATATGTTAAAAGATTCTCCCCAGAAAAAAGCCTTATTAGAAAGAATTGAATAA
- a CDS encoding flavin reductase family protein, translating into MKHNWKPGNMIYPLPAVLVSCGSEPSEYNVLTVAWVGTLCTNPPMCYISVRPERYSYPIIQKNMEFVINLTTKDMAYATDWCGVRSGKDYNKFEEMKLTPGKAEVVKAPIVEESPVSIECRVKEIIPLGSHHMFVAEVVNVQADDCYLDKDSGRFELASADPLVYLHGGYFELGEKIGKFGWSVEKKRKKR; encoded by the coding sequence ATGAAACATAACTGGAAACCGGGAAATATGATTTATCCTTTACCCGCCGTGTTGGTGAGTTGCGGGAGTGAGCCGAGTGAATATAACGTGCTGACGGTGGCATGGGTGGGAACATTGTGTACGAATCCTCCCATGTGTTATATTTCGGTGCGGCCGGAGCGATATTCGTACCCGATTATTCAGAAAAATATGGAGTTCGTGATTAACTTGACCACGAAGGATATGGCATACGCCACGGATTGGTGTGGGGTACGTTCCGGGAAGGATTATAATAAGTTTGAGGAGATGAAACTAACACCGGGAAAGGCAGAGGTGGTGAAGGCCCCGATTGTTGAGGAGTCTCCGGTGTCGATCGAGTGCCGGGTGAAGGAAATTATTCCTTTGGGATCACATCATATGTTTGTTGCAGAGGTGGTGAACGTGCAGGCAGATGATTGTTATTTGGATAAGGATAGCGGTAGGTTTGAGTTGGCGAGTGCTGATCCGTTGGTGTATCTGCATGGTGGGTATTTTGAACTGGGAGAAAAAATTGGTAAATTCGGGTGGTCCGTGGAGAAGAAAAGGAAAAAGAGATAG
- a CDS encoding Rpn family recombination-promoting nuclease/putative transposase, producing the protein MARENYVRFDWATKRLLRQKSNFVILEGFLSTLLGERIKIDRMLESEGNQQHAEDKFNRVDMLAENSKGELVIIEVQNNRELDYFHRMLYGVSKAITEYITKGEPYSQVKKVYSINIVYFDLGQGEDYVYHGNTSFEGIHKHDTLKLSLRQREQFIRENAGDLFPEYYVLRVNEFDKLAKTPLDEWIAFLKTGEIADNTKTSGLSEARELLRLDHLSPKERANYEAHLSALQYQRSVIQSGWIEGKAEGKVEGLAEGKAEGLAEGKAEGLAEGLAEGEKKKALTIAKQAKEMGMSIENILLLTGLKKEELPF; encoded by the coding sequence ATGGCACGAGAAAATTATGTACGATTCGACTGGGCAACCAAACGATTGTTAAGACAAAAATCAAACTTCGTGATTCTCGAGGGATTCCTCTCCACGTTACTGGGTGAACGTATCAAAATTGATCGTATGCTGGAAAGCGAGGGCAACCAGCAACATGCTGAAGATAAATTCAACAGGGTCGATATGCTGGCTGAAAACAGTAAAGGAGAACTCGTTATTATCGAAGTACAGAACAACCGGGAGCTGGACTATTTTCATCGTATGTTGTATGGAGTATCAAAGGCTATTACCGAATACATCACGAAAGGAGAACCCTACTCGCAAGTAAAAAAAGTATATTCCATAAACATCGTGTACTTTGACCTGGGACAAGGGGAAGACTACGTGTATCACGGGAACACTTCTTTCGAGGGAATTCATAAACATGACACCCTTAAACTATCTTTACGACAACGAGAACAATTCATCAGAGAAAATGCTGGAGATCTTTTTCCTGAATACTACGTGCTACGTGTCAACGAGTTTGATAAACTGGCTAAAACTCCCCTTGACGAATGGATTGCTTTCCTGAAAACAGGTGAAATTGCCGACAACACAAAGACTAGCGGATTATCCGAAGCCCGAGAATTACTACGTCTTGACCATCTTAGTCCCAAAGAACGTGCCAACTATGAAGCACATTTGAGCGCCCTACAATATCAACGCAGCGTGATCCAATCCGGTTGGATTGAAGGAAAAGCGGAAGGAAAGGTTGAAGGATTAGCAGAAGGGAAAGCCGAAGGGTTAGCCGAAGGAAAGGCTGAAGGGTTGGCTGAAGGGTTGGCTGAAGGAGAAAAAAAGAAAGCCTTGACGATAGCGAAACAAGCAAAAGAAATGGGTATGTCCATCGAAAATATTCTTTTACTAACAGGATTAAAAAAAGAAGAACTCCCATTTTAA
- a CDS encoding DUF6266 family protein, which translates to MASLKDSLLDGISGKLDKYIIYRVGNETFIRKRPKKVSNPKSEKQQMQRAKLPGAQTMYKALDGSLLKEICNLAARYNEKRSGYHWFLGKNMNLFGANHYIDYSRLEFSDGSQQLPFGITTKQTQPHVAELYWTDNSSSITAQSTDRLMVAVIFDNEPYTPVLLEDTNTLRKDGYARVTLPEGEWQTAHLYCFFGRDDLKNFSPGIHFQVTKS; encoded by the coding sequence ATGGCATCATTGAAAGACTCTTTACTGGACGGCATATCTGGAAAGCTGGATAAATACATCATTTACCGGGTGGGTAACGAAACGTTTATCCGGAAAAGGCCAAAAAAGGTAAGCAATCCGAAAAGCGAGAAACAACAGATGCAACGGGCAAAACTTCCGGGAGCGCAAACCATGTATAAAGCACTGGATGGTAGCCTACTAAAAGAAATTTGTAACCTAGCGGCCCGGTATAACGAGAAACGTTCAGGGTATCACTGGTTCTTGGGTAAAAACATGAACCTGTTCGGGGCGAACCATTACATCGACTATTCCCGCCTGGAGTTTTCGGACGGTAGTCAACAATTACCTTTCGGGATCACGACGAAACAGACCCAACCCCATGTTGCAGAACTGTATTGGACGGATAACTCCAGCTCGATCACCGCACAATCCACAGACCGGTTAATGGTGGCCGTAATATTTGACAACGAGCCTTATACTCCAGTATTACTGGAAGATACTAATACTCTACGAAAAGATGGTTACGCACGGGTTACCCTACCGGAAGGTGAATGGCAAACCGCACATTTATACTGTTTCTTCGGACGGGATGATTTGAAAAACTTCTCTCCCGGAATTCATTTTCAAGTGACGAAATCTTAA
- a CDS encoding DUF4251 domain-containing protein — MKKIIFLLAMTTFLFSDFAMQAQSKKELRAKRRAHRECMRMHNRMVREQQNMIAYQDAVKALKSNSWVLQANTLFNNFGAAIPVTNNLNFVAMDNNQVSLQLAFNGFNPGPNGLGGITLTGWPSSINERVDKNGNITYTFNVMGAALFAQVTVRLGYGSNYSTVTVNSNTNGNELTFSGNLVPYSQSNIFQSGFSF, encoded by the coding sequence ATGAAAAAAATTATTTTTTTATTGGCAATGACTACATTCCTGTTCAGTGATTTTGCGATGCAAGCACAAAGCAAAAAAGAACTACGGGCAAAAAGAAGAGCTCACAGGGAATGCATGAGGATGCATAACAGAATGGTACGCGAACAACAAAATATGATCGCCTACCAAGATGCGGTAAAAGCCCTTAAAAGTAACAGTTGGGTATTACAAGCCAACACGTTGTTCAACAATTTCGGGGCAGCCATTCCCGTAACGAACAACTTGAACTTCGTGGCCATGGACAACAATCAAGTTTCCTTGCAGCTGGCATTTAACGGGTTTAACCCCGGACCGAACGGCTTAGGCGGGATCACGCTCACCGGCTGGCCTTCCAGTATTAACGAAAGAGTTGACAAAAACGGGAATATCACTTACACGTTCAACGTGATGGGCGCCGCTTTATTCGCTCAAGTTACCGTTCGCCTCGGCTACGGGAGTAATTACTCTACAGTAACCGTAAATTCAAACACGAATGGAAACGAGTTAACGTTTTCCGGGAACTTGGTTCCTTACAGCCAGTCAAACATTTTCCAGAGTGGATTCAGTTTTTAA